A region of Faecalibacterium taiwanense DNA encodes the following proteins:
- the nusA gene encoding transcription termination factor NusA produces the protein MAAANNEFFEALSMLEHERGITAEYLIEKIKAAIIIAVKKNYEVEEDHVKVDIDPAAGRFDVALIQDVVADEDWYDEHSEIGITEAQKIRKSYEVGDRIVTPLKTKDFGRIAAQTAKHVIRQGIREAERSQQLSEIQSRAHDIVQATVTRVDPEKGIVALDLGKGGEAILPHNEQVPGEVYTEGQTLQVYVVDVVSTERGPRVMISRTHPGLVKRLFELEVPEIFDGTVEVKAISREAGARTKMAVWSKDPNVNPVSACIGEHGARVAAVVEKLGGEKIDIVKWSEDISEFISAALSPAKVVKVELLPGETRSCRVTVPDQQLSLAIGNKGQNARLCARLTGYNIDIRPESGYYGEEEPKKEAETDTE, from the coding sequence ATGGCAGCAGCGAACAATGAATTTTTTGAAGCTCTCTCCATGCTGGAGCACGAGCGCGGCATCACCGCAGAATACCTGATCGAAAAGATCAAGGCTGCGATCATCATTGCCGTCAAGAAGAACTATGAGGTGGAAGAGGACCACGTGAAGGTGGATATCGACCCCGCCGCAGGCCGCTTTGATGTGGCCCTGATCCAGGACGTTGTGGCCGACGAGGACTGGTACGACGAGCACTCTGAGATCGGCATTACCGAGGCACAGAAGATCCGCAAGAGCTACGAAGTGGGCGACCGCATCGTGACCCCCCTCAAGACCAAGGACTTCGGCCGCATTGCAGCCCAGACCGCAAAGCATGTGATCCGTCAGGGCATCCGCGAGGCTGAGCGCAGCCAGCAGCTGAGCGAGATCCAGTCCCGTGCACACGACATCGTGCAGGCCACCGTTACCCGCGTGGACCCGGAGAAGGGCATCGTTGCTCTGGATCTGGGCAAGGGCGGCGAGGCTATCCTGCCCCACAACGAGCAGGTGCCCGGCGAGGTGTACACCGAGGGCCAGACCCTGCAGGTCTACGTTGTGGACGTGGTCAGCACTGAGCGCGGCCCCCGCGTTATGATCAGCCGCACCCACCCCGGCCTTGTCAAGCGCCTGTTTGAGCTGGAAGTGCCCGAAATTTTTGACGGCACTGTGGAGGTCAAGGCCATCAGCCGCGAGGCCGGTGCCCGCACCAAGATGGCTGTTTGGAGCAAGGACCCCAACGTGAACCCTGTTTCCGCCTGCATCGGCGAGCACGGTGCCCGTGTAGCTGCTGTTGTGGAAAAGCTGGGCGGCGAAAAGATCGACATTGTGAAGTGGAGCGAGGATATCTCCGAGTTCATCTCCGCAGCACTCAGCCCGGCCAAGGTGGTCAAGGTGGAACTGCTGCCCGGCGAGACCCGTTCCTGCCGTGTGACCGTGCCCGACCAGCAGCTGAGCCTTGCCATTGGCAACAAGGGCCAGAACGCACGCCTGTGCGCACGCCTGACCGGCTACAACATTGATATCCGCCCCGAGAGCGGCTATTATGGCGAGGAAGAGCCCAAGAAGGAAGCCGAGACCGACACCGAGTAA
- the rnpM gene encoding RNase P modulator RnpM, whose protein sequence is MAQKKIPSRQCIGCMTSRPKKELVRVVRAPSGEISIDLVGKKPGRGAYLCPNPDCLTKAKKKKALERCFEQPVPAEVYEALAAQLAEAAKEAAANGKEE, encoded by the coding sequence ATGGCACAGAAAAAGATCCCTTCCCGCCAGTGCATCGGCTGCATGACCAGCCGCCCCAAAAAGGAGCTGGTGCGTGTGGTGCGTGCACCCAGCGGAGAGATCAGCATTGATCTGGTCGGCAAAAAGCCGGGCCGCGGCGCGTATCTCTGCCCGAACCCCGACTGCCTGACCAAGGCAAAAAAGAAAAAGGCGCTGGAGCGCTGCTTTGAGCAGCCGGTTCCCGCCGAAGTTTACGAGGCTCTGGCCGCACAGCTGGCCGAAGCCGCAAAGGAGGCAGCAGCAAATGGCAAAGAAGAATAA
- a CDS encoding 50S ribosomal protein L7ae, with the protein MAKKNNTPAKPKLPPEEALYQALSLCRKAGALTMGFDAVEDACVKSKAWLVMVASDASAKTVQRLDYSVGDLVDVITMPLTQDKLADISRKPVAVYAVTDRNLAKLCFDRLSDCGAIKNEEDMTE; encoded by the coding sequence ATGGCAAAGAAGAATAACACCCCCGCAAAGCCCAAGCTGCCGCCGGAGGAAGCGCTGTATCAGGCGCTGAGCCTGTGCCGCAAGGCGGGCGCACTGACCATGGGCTTTGATGCCGTGGAAGATGCCTGTGTCAAGAGCAAGGCATGGCTGGTGATGGTGGCAAGCGATGCCAGCGCCAAGACCGTGCAGCGCCTCGACTATTCTGTGGGCGATCTGGTGGATGTGATCACCATGCCGCTTACGCAGGATAAACTGGCCGATATCAGCCGCAAGCCTGTGGCTGTTTACGCGGTGACTGACCGCAACCTCGCAAAGCTCTGCTTTGACCGCCTGTCGGACTGCGGAGCAATCAAAAATGAGGAGGATATGACCGAATGA
- the infB gene encoding translation initiation factor IF-2, with the protein MIVKYKVSDFAKDLNLSAKKVLDELNAMGSTGKKNSSNLEENELNYLLEKFSKDNSVANLDEFLNSAKAAKEEPKPTEKKAEKKAEKKPEAPKAEKKPEQPAAKKAEPAQQDKNGNKHNEKKNEQHKKREEKTVSLSELARETGAKASAAPAQAVSVRREDNQVTVDTRTVDMNVDRFDARYDDLASTKNTENRRKPTPQGNKQKFTQRGQRQRQQFQKGKRETEFERLQRIQLEKARSAQLKVMIPDEITVGELAARLKQQAGKVIAKFMQMGEMHAINDVIDFDTASLLAEEFHAKVEHEVHVTIEERLFTQEEDSQEDLVERPPVVCVMGHVDHGKTSILDAIRKTNVTAGEAGGITQAIGAYQVKVNDSLITFLDTPGHEAFTSMRARGANMTDIAVLVVAADDGIMPQTIESINHAKAANVKIIVAMNKMDKPTANPERVMEGLTKYGIITEDWGGDVACIPVSALTGMGINDLLERIALEAEVMELKANPNRRAKGAVVEARLDKGQGPIATILVQNGTLHSGDVIIAGTAVGRVRTMRSDKGQLLSDAGPSTPVEITGLTAVPEAGDLFEAVEDERLARELAEQRVAAAKEKQFSSFQKVTLDNLFSQMAQNDMKELAIVVKADVQGSAEAVKQSLEKISNEEVRVRVIHAGVGAISKSDVDLADASNAIIIGFNVRPDNVAKEEAAATKVEMRMYRVIYDAINDVTDAMKGMLAPKFREVSLGELQVRQVYKISNVGTVAGCRVTSGKITRDSKVRVVRDGIVITEDEIASLKRFKDDAKEVAEGYECGVTLAKFADVKEGDVYEAFKMEEYRD; encoded by the coding sequence ATGATCGTAAAATATAAAGTGAGTGATTTTGCAAAGGACCTGAACCTTTCCGCCAAGAAGGTCCTGGATGAGCTGAACGCCATGGGCAGCACCGGCAAGAAGAACAGCTCCAATCTGGAAGAGAACGAGCTGAACTACCTGCTGGAAAAGTTCAGCAAGGATAACAGCGTGGCAAATCTGGACGAATTCCTGAACAGCGCCAAGGCCGCAAAGGAAGAGCCGAAGCCCACTGAGAAGAAGGCCGAGAAGAAGGCCGAGAAAAAGCCCGAAGCTCCCAAGGCGGAAAAGAAGCCGGAGCAGCCTGCCGCCAAAAAGGCAGAGCCTGCCCAGCAGGATAAGAACGGCAATAAGCATAACGAAAAGAAGAACGAGCAGCACAAGAAGCGCGAGGAAAAGACCGTTTCTCTCAGTGAGCTGGCTCGTGAGACCGGTGCCAAGGCATCCGCTGCTCCGGCACAGGCTGTGTCCGTGCGCCGCGAGGACAATCAGGTCACCGTGGATACCCGCACTGTGGATATGAACGTGGACCGCTTCGATGCCCGTTACGATGATCTGGCTTCCACCAAGAACACCGAGAACCGCCGCAAGCCCACCCCGCAGGGCAACAAGCAAAAGTTCACCCAGCGCGGTCAGCGCCAGCGCCAGCAGTTCCAGAAGGGCAAGCGCGAGACCGAGTTCGAGCGTCTGCAGCGCATCCAGCTGGAAAAGGCCCGCAGCGCACAGCTGAAGGTGATGATCCCCGACGAGATCACCGTGGGCGAGCTGGCTGCCCGCCTGAAGCAGCAGGCCGGCAAGGTCATTGCCAAGTTCATGCAGATGGGTGAGATGCACGCCATCAACGATGTGATCGATTTCGATACCGCTTCTCTGCTGGCAGAGGAGTTCCACGCAAAGGTCGAGCACGAGGTGCATGTGACCATCGAGGAGCGCCTGTTCACGCAGGAAGAGGATTCGCAGGAGGATCTGGTGGAGCGTCCCCCGGTGGTCTGCGTCATGGGCCACGTTGACCACGGCAAGACCAGTATTCTGGATGCCATCCGCAAGACCAACGTTACCGCAGGCGAGGCCGGCGGCATCACGCAGGCCATCGGTGCATATCAGGTCAAGGTCAACGACAGCCTCATCACCTTCCTGGATACCCCGGGCCATGAGGCATTCACCTCCATGCGTGCCCGCGGTGCCAATATGACCGATATCGCCGTTCTGGTGGTTGCTGCCGACGACGGCATCATGCCCCAGACCATCGAGTCCATCAACCACGCCAAGGCTGCAAATGTCAAGATTATCGTGGCAATGAACAAGATGGATAAGCCCACCGCAAACCCCGAGCGCGTGATGGAAGGCCTGACCAAGTACGGCATCATCACCGAGGACTGGGGCGGCGATGTGGCCTGCATCCCGGTGTCTGCCCTGACCGGCATGGGCATCAACGACCTGCTGGAGCGCATTGCTCTGGAAGCTGAGGTCATGGAGCTGAAGGCAAACCCCAACCGCCGCGCCAAGGGTGCGGTCGTCGAGGCCCGTCTGGACAAGGGCCAGGGCCCCATTGCCACCATTCTGGTGCAGAACGGCACCCTGCACTCCGGCGATGTGATCATTGCCGGCACCGCTGTGGGCCGCGTGCGCACCATGCGCAGCGACAAGGGCCAGCTGCTGAGCGATGCCGGCCCCTCTACCCCTGTGGAGATCACCGGCCTGACCGCAGTGCCGGAAGCAGGCGACCTGTTCGAGGCTGTTGAGGACGAGCGTCTGGCCCGTGAGCTGGCCGAACAGCGCGTTGCTGCCGCCAAGGAAAAGCAGTTCTCCTCCTTCCAGAAGGTCACGCTGGATAACCTGTTCAGCCAGATGGCTCAGAACGACATGAAGGAACTGGCCATCGTGGTCAAGGCCGATGTGCAGGGCTCTGCCGAGGCTGTGAAGCAGAGTCTGGAGAAGATCTCCAACGAAGAGGTGCGCGTGCGTGTCATCCATGCCGGCGTCGGTGCCATCAGCAAGTCCGACGTGGATCTGGCCGATGCCTCCAACGCCATCATCATCGGCTTCAACGTCCGCCCGGACAATGTGGCCAAGGAAGAAGCTGCTGCCACCAAGGTGGAAATGCGTATGTACCGCGTCATCTATGATGCCATCAACGATGTCACCGACGCTATGAAGGGCATGCTGGCTCCCAAGTTCCGCGAGGTGTCTCTGGGCGAGCTGCAGGTCCGTCAGGTGTACAAGATCTCCAATGTGGGCACCGTTGCAGGCTGCCGCGTGACCAGCGGCAAGATCACCCGCGACAGCAAGGTGCGCGTGGTGCGTGACGGCATCGTGATCACCGAGGACGAGATCGCATCCCTGAAGCGCTTCAAGGATGATGCCAAGGAAGTGGCCGAGGGCTACGAGTGCGGCGTTACTCTGGCAAAGTTTGCCGACGTTAAGGAAGGCGACGTGTACGAAGCCTTCAAGATGGAAGAGTACCGCGATTAA
- the rbfA gene encoding 30S ribosome-binding factor RbfA encodes MSQKNMGRLAQDMKREIIAIIGRLKDPRLEGGLLTVTRLDVTPDLDVAKVYVSVMGREDGPKPAIEALNRAAGHVRTEVSKKMHIRKAPRFIFVEDDGAAYAAHINELLRTLNVNGDADTEASAPEETEE; translated from the coding sequence ATGTCTCAGAAGAATATGGGCCGTCTGGCGCAGGATATGAAGCGCGAGATCATTGCCATCATCGGCAGGCTGAAGGACCCGCGTCTGGAGGGCGGTCTGCTCACCGTCACCCGTCTGGATGTGACCCCTGATCTGGATGTGGCCAAGGTGTATGTGAGCGTGATGGGCCGCGAGGACGGCCCAAAGCCCGCCATCGAGGCACTGAACCGCGCGGCAGGCCATGTGCGCACTGAAGTGAGCAAGAAAATGCACATCCGCAAGGCTCCCCGCTTCATCTTCGTAGAGGATGACGGTGCCGCCTATGCAGCCCACATCAACGAGCTGCTCCGCACGCTGAACGTGAACGGCGACGCTGACACCGAAGCCAGCGCACCGGAGGAGACCGAAGAATAA
- a CDS encoding bifunctional oligoribonuclease/PAP phosphatase NrnA yields MDHGMTEQLNVQQMAQRLMTADNILILCHKNPDGDTIGCGSALYCALKALDKNVAVLCSDAIPNRYAFTNAHMFKGEFEPQTVVAVDVASVQLFGENNGMTQFSRHVDLCIDHHAGNSGYADFTLLDGSAAAAAELLYEVINAMGVAITPHIADCLYTGLATDTGCFRFSSTTANTHIVAAKLIEAGCHVEELNTLLFDTKPRERMEAERIARNHLEYYLDGRCALIYLTRDEIEQSGVDPADLEELTSLPVSIEGVKVGLTLRQQPGGSYRISVRTAKGVDACAIARRLGGGGHSRAAGCELLGNLENAKNAILAEVEAELDAPQEEA; encoded by the coding sequence ATGGATCATGGAATGACAGAACAGTTGAATGTGCAGCAGATGGCCCAGCGCCTGATGACGGCGGACAACATTTTGATTCTGTGTCACAAAAACCCGGATGGCGATACCATTGGCTGCGGCAGCGCGCTGTATTGTGCACTGAAAGCACTGGATAAAAATGTGGCAGTGCTTTGCTCCGATGCCATTCCCAACCGGTATGCGTTTACCAACGCACATATGTTCAAAGGTGAGTTTGAGCCGCAGACGGTGGTAGCGGTGGATGTCGCCAGCGTGCAACTGTTTGGAGAAAACAACGGTATGACGCAGTTCTCGCGCCATGTGGACCTGTGCATCGACCATCACGCAGGCAACAGCGGCTATGCCGACTTCACCCTGCTGGATGGCAGCGCTGCAGCGGCGGCAGAGCTGCTGTACGAGGTAATCAACGCCATGGGCGTTGCCATTACGCCGCACATTGCAGACTGCCTTTACACCGGCCTTGCAACCGACACCGGCTGCTTCCGGTTCTCTTCCACCACGGCAAACACCCACATTGTGGCGGCAAAGCTCATTGAGGCGGGCTGTCATGTGGAAGAGCTGAACACCCTGCTGTTCGATACCAAGCCCCGTGAGCGCATGGAGGCCGAGCGCATTGCCCGCAACCATCTGGAATACTATCTGGACGGCCGATGCGCGCTCATCTACCTCACCCGGGACGAGATCGAGCAGAGCGGGGTGGACCCGGCCGATCTGGAAGAACTGACCAGCCTGCCTGTGAGCATTGAGGGCGTAAAGGTGGGCCTGACTCTGCGGCAACAGCCCGGCGGCAGCTACCGTATCAGTGTGCGCACCGCAAAGGGCGTGGACGCCTGCGCCATCGCCCGGCGTCTGGGCGGAGGCGGTCACAGCCGCGCTGCAGGCTGTGAGCTGCTGGGCAATCTGGAAAACGCAAAAAATGCAATTCTGGCAGAGGTGGAAGCCGAGCTGGACGCACCGCAGGAGGAAGCATAA
- the truB gene encoding tRNA pseudouridine(55) synthase TruB, whose translation MQGILIVDKPMDWTSFDVVAKLRGVLGTRKLGHSGTLDPMATGVLPVFCGGASKAVDLQLNHDKSYRAVLKLGARTDTGDVTGTVLETAPVTAGEGELLAVLPQFIGPQMQVPPMYSAIKLNGQPLYKLAREGVTVERKARPIEIYSITYGGSPAENEYVLDVTCSKGTYIRTLLEDIAAAMGQKGTMSALRRTSAGVYTEADAHTLEEILAAKEQGMDALEALMLPVESVFESLPLLVVEPWVEQHLYNGCPTSRYPAADGRYRVRNAAGQFLGLANIVQGVLRVEKLFVERN comes from the coding sequence ATGCAGGGCATCCTGATCGTTGACAAGCCCATGGACTGGACCAGCTTTGATGTGGTGGCAAAGCTGCGCGGCGTGCTGGGCACCCGCAAGCTGGGCCACAGCGGCACGCTGGACCCCATGGCCACCGGCGTGCTGCCGGTGTTCTGCGGCGGTGCCAGCAAGGCAGTGGACCTGCAGCTGAACCACGATAAAAGCTACCGTGCGGTTTTAAAACTGGGCGCACGCACCGACACCGGCGATGTGACCGGCACTGTGCTGGAAACGGCTCCGGTCACGGCGGGCGAAGGGGAACTGCTGGCCGTGCTGCCACAATTCATCGGCCCGCAGATGCAGGTGCCGCCCATGTACTCGGCCATCAAGCTGAACGGTCAGCCGCTGTATAAGCTGGCCCGTGAGGGCGTGACCGTGGAGCGCAAGGCGCGCCCCATTGAAATTTACAGCATCACCTACGGCGGCAGCCCTGCCGAAAATGAGTATGTGCTGGATGTAACGTGCTCCAAGGGCACCTATATCCGCACATTGCTGGAAGACATTGCCGCCGCCATGGGCCAGAAGGGCACCATGAGCGCACTGCGCCGCACCTCGGCGGGCGTGTACACCGAAGCCGATGCCCACACGCTGGAGGAAATTCTTGCCGCAAAAGAGCAGGGCATGGACGCACTGGAAGCGCTGATGCTGCCGGTGGAAAGCGTGTTTGAAAGCCTGCCGCTGCTGGTGGTGGAGCCTTGGGTGGAACAGCATTTGTACAACGGCTGCCCCACCAGCCGGTATCCGGCAGCAGATGGCCGCTACCGGGTGCGCAATGCCGCCGGACAGTTTTTGGGCCTTGCCAATATCGTACAGGGTGTGCTGCGGGTGGAAAAACTGTTCGTAGAACGTAATTGA
- the ribF gene encoding riboflavin biosynthesis protein RibF produces MQIISQFAPLPLAQPEKGTAVAMGFFDGIHIGHRAVIESAVQWAKEHDAAPAVFTFKLPMVNKMKGKRLLSTADKHALIASLGVEYYLTPDFEEIKGLTPEQFVLGIVRDCNARALVCGENFTFGAKAAGNPELLRTLCAPLGVEVIVVPMAQFEEKPVSSTRIRTALEGGDIPAANAMLGMPYAIRFEVQHGAGLGHTLGVPTINQLYPEGFQLPRSGIYITRTHIGGVWYPSATGLGSRPTVNDDATKVTCETFIPGFSGDLYGTDPVVEFHAYLSPSKKFDTLDELRACINNAAKRAQEYFA; encoded by the coding sequence ATGCAGATCATTTCACAATTTGCACCGCTGCCGCTGGCGCAGCCGGAAAAAGGCACCGCAGTGGCAATGGGCTTTTTTGACGGCATCCACATCGGCCACCGTGCGGTGATCGAAAGCGCCGTGCAGTGGGCCAAAGAACACGATGCCGCCCCGGCGGTGTTTACCTTCAAGCTGCCGATGGTGAATAAGATGAAGGGCAAGCGCCTGCTTTCCACAGCGGATAAGCATGCTCTGATCGCAAGCCTTGGCGTGGAGTATTACCTCACGCCGGACTTTGAGGAGATCAAGGGCCTGACCCCGGAGCAGTTCGTGCTGGGCATCGTGCGGGACTGCAATGCCCGTGCGCTGGTCTGCGGCGAAAACTTTACCTTTGGTGCCAAAGCGGCCGGCAACCCGGAGCTGCTGCGCACCCTCTGCGCTCCGTTGGGCGTGGAGGTGATCGTGGTGCCCATGGCGCAGTTTGAGGAAAAGCCGGTGTCTTCCACCCGCATCCGCACCGCGCTGGAAGGCGGCGACATCCCGGCAGCAAACGCCATGCTGGGGATGCCCTACGCCATCCGGTTCGAGGTGCAGCACGGTGCAGGTCTGGGCCACACGCTGGGGGTGCCCACCATCAACCAGCTGTATCCCGAGGGCTTTCAGCTGCCCCGCAGCGGCATTTATATCACCCGCACCCACATTGGCGGGGTGTGGTATCCTTCGGCCACCGGCCTTGGCAGCCGCCCTACCGTCAATGATGATGCCACCAAGGTGACCTGCGAGACCTTTATCCCGGGCTTTTCCGGCGACCTCTACGGCACCGACCCGGTGGTGGAGTTCCACGCCTACCTCAGCCCCAGCAAAAAGTTTGATACGCTGGACGAGCTGCGGGCCTGCATCAACAACGCTGCAAAGCGTGCACAGGAATATTTTGCATAA
- the tsaD gene encoding tRNA (adenosine(37)-N6)-threonylcarbamoyltransferase complex transferase subunit TsaD, with amino-acid sequence MIILGIESTCDETAAALVEDGRHLLSNVISTSVKEQALYGGVVPEIASRRHCEFISATVKKALLDAGKTIDDVDAVAVTFAPGLIGAVLVGVNFAKGLAYSANKPLVPVHHLRGHIAALYLTHPELKPPFLCLVASGGHSHIVEVQDYTHYHILGHTVDDAASEAFDKVARTLGLPYPGGPSVANAAKTGNPKAYRLPVPHVDGKYNVSFSGLKTAVLNEVNKAQMKGEEVNVPDLAASFQDRIAGILAEKLLLAAADTGAKQVCLAGGVAANGRLRQLVNDGAQKLGAKVYLPELKFCGDNGAMIAAQGYYQYIAGHTAGLELNGLPTLPIDYE; translated from the coding sequence ATGATTATTTTGGGAATTGAATCCACCTGCGACGAGACCGCCGCAGCTCTGGTGGAGGACGGCCGGCACCTGCTGAGCAACGTCATTTCCACCAGCGTAAAAGAACAGGCTCTTTACGGCGGCGTTGTGCCGGAGATCGCCAGCCGCCGCCACTGCGAATTTATCAGCGCTACGGTCAAAAAAGCCCTGCTGGATGCAGGCAAGACCATCGACGATGTGGATGCCGTGGCCGTCACCTTTGCGCCGGGCCTGATCGGTGCAGTGCTGGTGGGCGTGAATTTTGCCAAGGGTCTGGCCTACTCGGCCAATAAGCCTTTGGTGCCGGTGCACCACCTGCGCGGACACATTGCCGCACTGTACCTCACCCACCCGGAGCTGAAGCCTCCCTTCCTCTGCCTTGTGGCCTCCGGCGGCCACAGCCACATTGTGGAGGTGCAGGACTACACCCATTACCACATCCTCGGCCACACGGTGGACGATGCCGCCAGTGAAGCCTTTGACAAGGTGGCCCGCACGCTGGGTCTGCCCTATCCCGGCGGCCCCAGCGTGGCCAATGCCGCCAAGACCGGCAACCCCAAGGCCTATCGCCTGCCGGTGCCCCATGTGGACGGCAAGTACAACGTGAGCTTTTCCGGCCTGAAAACCGCCGTGCTCAATGAGGTGAACAAGGCCCAGATGAAGGGCGAAGAAGTGAATGTGCCCGACCTTGCCGCCAGCTTTCAGGACCGCATTGCGGGCATTCTGGCCGAAAAGCTGCTGCTGGCCGCAGCGGACACCGGCGCAAAGCAGGTGTGTCTGGCAGGCGGCGTTGCCGCCAACGGACGGCTGCGTCAGCTGGTGAACGACGGTGCCCAGAAGCTGGGTGCAAAAGTTTATCTGCCGGAGCTGAAATTCTGCGGTGACAACGGCGCTATGATCGCGGCGCAGGGGTATTACCAGTACATTGCAGGCCACACAGCGGGCCTTGAACTGAACGGTCTGCCCACTTTACCCATCGACTACGAATAA